The Vicia villosa cultivar HV-30 ecotype Madison, WI linkage group LG1, Vvil1.0, whole genome shotgun sequence genome includes a region encoding these proteins:
- the LOC131644541 gene encoding uncharacterized protein LOC131644541, translated as MMSLTTAALTLPRISPVICSAAHNRQTATVKTTDQKPPQNLGFRGGKKKESPWHCVEGCGACCKLQKGPSYPSPEEIFSNTSDVELYNSLIGPDGWCIHYEKSTRKCSIYSDRPYFCRAEPEVFKSLFGVKEKNFNKEACSSCRDSIKAVYGSNSKELVSFDKSIKSYSS; from the exons ATGATGTCTCTCACCACGGCAGCTCTCACGCTGCCGCGAATATCACCAGTCATATGTTCGGCGGCACATAATCGGCAGACAGCTACCGTGAAAACAACTGACCAAAAGCCACCACAAAACTTAGGTTTCCGCGGCGGCAAGAAAAAGGAATCGCCATGGCATTGTGTAGAAGGCTGTGGAGCTTGCTGTAAGCTTCAAAAAGGTCCTTCTTATCCATCTCCCGAAGAAATTTTCTCCAACACTTCAGATGTTGAG CTCTACAATAGTTTAATAGGACCGGATGGATGGTGTATTCATTATGAAAAGAGTACTCGAAAATGTTCCATTTACTCTG ATCGTCCATATTTCTGTCGTGCGGAGCCTGAGGTGTTTAAATCCTTATTTGGAGTAAAAGAGAAGAATTTCAACAAAGAGGCTTGCAG TTCCTGCAGAGACTCAATTAAGGCCGTTTATGGTTCCAATTCAAAGGAGCTTGTTAGTTTTGACAAATCAATCAAGAGTTATTCTAGTTAG
- the LOC131619744 gene encoding uncharacterized protein LOC131619744 has protein sequence MSSVCISNCVNDARDPRVPVRANYVNLYKWPESDAEFVKSVSLNGGHGHPRVVDSISCRQMYLKSYTFSRKETVPEKTQKCFGRVKEKVAHGGASGSAGGGGGRKKRNQGRRRKCLVLRKMREISCNTLFRIFHRFLSCGASVDVVNEKQPY, from the coding sequence ATGAGTTCTGTTTGCATATCAAACTGTGTCAACGACGCACGTGACCCACGCGTGCCGGTTCGAGCCAACTACGTCAACCTCTACAAATGGCCGGAATCGGACGCAGAGTTTGTCAAATCGGTCAGCTTAAACGGCGGTCACGGTCATCCCAGGGTGGTGGATAGTATCTCATGCAGACAGATGTATCTTAAGAGCTATACATTTTCGAGAAAAGAAACTGTGCCGGAGAAAACCCAGAAATGTTTTGGTAGGGTGAAAGAGAAAGTGGCTCACGGTGGTGCTAGTGGTAGcgctggtggtggtggtggaaggAAGAAACGGAATCAAGGTAGGAGAAGGAAGTGTTTGGTTTTGAGGAAAATGAGGGAAATTTCTTGTAATACGTTGTTTCGGATTTTTCATAGGTTCTTGTCTTGCGGCGCTAGTGTTGATGTTGTTAATGAAAAACAAccatattga
- the LOC131644540 gene encoding uncharacterized protein LOC131644540, with protein MSLFNSRISFALFVFFAYFPGLMLCAVVSLSSIEIFDNREWLKTTSTVYFLCKGENKKVFEDVKRPHFVYAFNGQQSWQVLSNFSSIKCKWCGLYEEDSITSGDVYDEWEFCPSEFIAPHGEYVRFKEKQFNATFLCPDCLSLVRVSNSSGMRGKHIAILVFLGALASILLILGVMGLYKFCRKKRKEENQARFLKLLENGDGIEDDLGLDSSLI; from the exons ATGTCGTTGTTCAATTCCAGAATTTCCTTCGCACTTTTCGTATTCTTCGCCTACTTTCCag GGTTGATGTTATGTGCGGTTGTGTCACTGAGTTCAATCGAGATCTTCGATAACCGCGAGTGGCTGAAAACGActtcaaccgtttattttctttGTAAAGGGGAGAACAAGAAGGTGTTTGAAGATGTTAAGAGACCTCATTTCGTTTATGCTTTCAATGGTCAACAATCTTGGCAG GTTCTAAGTAACTTTTCGAGTATAAAATGCAAGTGGTGTGGACTCTATGAGGAAGACAGCATTACTTCTGGTGATGTTTATGATGAATGGGAATTTTGTCCTTCTGAATTTATTGCACCCCATGGTGAATATGTCAGGTTCAAAGAAAAGCAGTTCAATGCGACTTTTTTGTGCCCGGATTGTTTATCTCTTGTTCGTG TTTCTAACTCTTCTGGTATGCGCGGAAAGCATATAGCAATTCTGGTTTTTCTTGGTGCTCTGGCCTCAATCTTACTGATTCTTGGAGTGATGGGTTTATACAAGTTCTGTCggaagaaaagaaaggaagaaaacCAGGCTCGGTTTCTGAAATTACTTGAAAATGGAGATGGCATTGAGGATGATCTAGGTCTTGATAGTTCGTTGATATAA